AACTCTGGGTTGAGATGGCTGGCAGAGGACGCTTTGCTTTTTAGATATTTGGCTGAACAATCAGACTCAACTCCTGAAGAAACAAACTCGAAGTAAAGTTCTGCTGTGTAGTGAAACTGCAGTTTAGGGTAAatgaaaatcctaaaagtgtcaATATAATGAGCCTAAATGCAGCTTAAAAACTGGAGTGGCAGAACAGGACCTAGGGGACTAGCTGACTCATAAATCATCTTTCTGAGTGGGGTCAAGGGCCATTTGACTGAGACATGAgcagaaatgtgattttaattatgggaacattttttcaCCAATAATGCAATAATACATTGTGCATATCCCAGCACACTTATTGATTATATGCCAGCATTTTGTGTACATAGAAATTACAGATAGGTATgattcatgtaaaaaaagatccaaaaggCTATTGAATGCTTTCTCAGTGTGTTGTTTAACATAGCTATATGATGCATCACACTGTACAAGGTTTATTCATGCCACAAGGCCTGCAAAGAGCATAACTATTCTGTAATTGCAAATTGAGGTTAGTTTCATTctaatttattataataaatcttCAGTGGATTGTTAGAAAAACACTCTATACAAACCCAGTTGTTAACTGTTATTTGGCCAATTAAAGCTGGAGAGCTTTTGATTAATCAGACTCCTTTCAGAGTGCAGTTAAAGTGAGCAAGCAGCAGAGAGAGTATGTGTGGAGGGAGGAAAGTGAGAACATCCCTCTGTATGCTGGACCATGTCTCTGAGCTGAAGGCGAGCGGAGCTGGGgtgagggggtggggggaggtGGGGAGGTGCAAGGGATAACTGGCCCTgctgggagggagggagggaaggaggaggagaacacaGCAAAAGAGAGGGAAGGTGGGAGagggggagaaggagagggTGGAGCATCGGACAGATGACAAATTGTGATTAATAAATGTGGTTCAGGACAGCAGTGTGGAGGGTTGTTATTAATAGAGAGAATTAGAGTGGCTGTGCAACTCAATCTGCACACTGTCACTCTGCATCAGGCCCCATAATTAGAGCCTAATGAAACAGCACAGAACCAGGATGTAGACACATCCATGCCTGTGCATTCTGCTTGCAAAGCTACATATACTGTACAGTAAACACACATTCAGGTAAGTCAGGGGGAAAATAATGCATTTCATGTTAGAGTGGAAGAACAACGCGATGCATGGACTAGCAGGCCTGAATAACTTCTTATTCATCTTTGAATTATATTGCCAGAAGTGTGACATAATTTCTATAATGCAGGGCCtccatttcttttccttttcgcTCCTTGACATGTCCCACAGCAGCCttattttgaagggttaaaCCAAACTCTTCATCTACAGTAAATGCAGCAGTGTGGATGTTTTATCCTCAACTGTACTGTTCTCGAAAATTCCCTGGTCTTACACTGGCCCCAGATCACCTCTTTATACTCCTAATGACCTCTAAATTGATTTACAAGAGAGTAATCTCTCACAGTAAAGAATGGGAGCTTGATAGCTGGATTCCTGTCAGTTTTAACTGTGGAAGACGTGAGCTGTGGTCCCCTGGGAGTGACGGCCCTGCGGCAGCTATGCGCCTCTTGGGGACGATATGTCATCATCCCTCAGAGCTGATGCTCAGTATGTGTTGGTCACACTCTCTGCGCTGGTTTGGACTGTGTGACAGTAGCACTatctcaaaacaaaacacaatatgtcACATAGAAGTTTATGTGATAtgtgacatactgtatatcaatGCGATTGTTCCACCAATTACTGCTTGCAAGAAACATTTGGTTTGCTTTGTGGCATGCGtttcataaatttaaaatagaCTTATTTCAGTGTTGCTGTGAATGACTGAAATGAAGAATTAGCGTGTCTTTAAGAAATGATGCAGACAAACCAGCCATAGCAGAAGAGAAATATATAATGAGTAATGTGGCCATAAATAAGTTCCTGCTCCTCTCTTATTTGTATACAAAgaacagaagagagaagagcTAGAGCTCAAATTATGCAGGCGTGTGCACAAAAGACAGAGATTTATTCTTGGTGTATTATAATATATGAAATTAATTATTGAACAAACTAATTATTCAAACAGCCCAGTACTGATTCTCCTATGgtcgtttttttctgttgggGACAGTTGAGACTGAAGTCAGAGCAAGTGACACGATAAAGCAATTGcactgaattaaaaaagaaaaaaaagaaaaagaagagacatTTCATCAACATAATGCATAATGTTGAAATTTCAGGTGAGTGTGAATACTAAGGGGAGCAAATCAAGAAGAGAATAGGGAGAGCGGGAGACAGACAGCTGAAAGACATGCGCATATTTCAATATTAATCACCTCAGTAATATTTTAACAGCCTTTAAAAATCCAATCCTGAGCATATTGCCTCTGACTGTTGGCAATGATTATCTGCCCCATGCTGCTTAGGACCTCTGAGCAGTGTTCTAGCAGGCCAGACTGACTGACCCTGCAAACTGGGACTGACACAGCATTTAACTCCCCCTTGCTGTTGCTCAGCTATACCAACATCCCCCGATGGAAACATCACACGCTCTCCAAAATACTCTACCTCGATTTCCCACTAAATCCAACCCATCCTTGGAAACCCACCTGAAAACCTGGTGATTATCCGCCTCTCCATGTCCAGTGGGATCAAGTCAGCTGATCCCTACATGGCCAGACAGTGGTCATCATatctgaggagagagaggtCGAGGAGGTGGTGGTTGATAAAAAGGCTGTCATCAATACTGTATGTAGACCTTATTCCCCTAACTCCCAATGCTTCGGTCATTAAACTTTAAACTCGCAGATTTGCGATTGTGCCTGTCAGACAGGTGACACAAGACTCCAAGGAAATGATGATATGAGCTAAAAAATCTGCCCAAGATGTTTCTGAAATCAGAACTTTTACTCACATGGCATCACATTATTTCCCTACTGCCAATGCAACAGCAAAGAAATTGATACAGGAATACAAAACATGGCCTAATGGTGCAAAAACTCTTTGTATACCTgcacatgtctgtgtgtgcatgcttgtgtgtgcacCAGAGTGCaggcattgtgtgtgtgagtttttaggtaaagaaaaaagagcagCTCAATGTGTGGGGCAGGGTGTCTCACTAATGAGGCTTTATAGCTGTGGGATgcgagtcacacacacagacaatggTCTGGGGAACATTTAGTGTCTCCTCTCCATTCCTCACACATCATGCTGAGGCATCTTTTACTCAGTCACCGTCCTCTGTCCTCCCTTCAGCGGCGCGCGGaagattaaaacatctgccttCGTTTTGCAACACtttgtcaaacatttttcttcctaAGAGTTTGCCTCTAACAACAGGTGAATGTCAGGCTAACGAGACACAGATGGGAGGCGTCAGTGCAGTGTGCTCCGCGTTTGTGGTAGTTTACAGTGAAGTGCATATTTGATTTTGGCTCAGAaataattattatgaaaataaaaatgaggggGGAAATCAGCAGTGGATGGTAGCTCTCTATAGGTTGCCAATAAACGTCAATATCCATACAGTTGGCTGTGGACTACAGTTTTGTAATAGAGACTAAAGATGCTGGTGTgatgtaaagagagagagagagagagagagagagagagagagagagagagagagagagagaggtcgATCTAACAGGTGTCGACTAGGACTGCCCATGGACCAAACACTGCGATGAGCGATACAGTCACAGCCACTCTGGATGGGAGCGTCAGGTTGCCGTGCGCCCCACATTTAGAAAATTGCGTCAAAAAGTGTTCCAGCGGGTATTTTCTGGGCTTCATTTCTCTGAAGTTAGTGGCAATTAAAATCCATTTTCTACCTGGAAAGAAAAGAGGGGATTAAGCGCTGATTAAGAAACTCTTCATTACTTTCCTGGCATCTCCTGCGCGCCCGTCGGTTCACCGGCTCTCCATTCGGCACTCCAGCGTCCAAAAtccttcagtcatttttggtGAGACGCGGAATCTGTACAGATGCACAGATAATTTTATCTTccaaacatcatttttttgcatcGCAAAGAGCAGATGGTGagtatttctttgtcttttttctgcttcttttaacagttttaaattCAACCAGAGATTTATTCATGGCGCATTGTAGATAATCACACAGTGCATGTAATttgtatgtgtaaaaatatacagtaaatgaatATGATAACGTTTTCTAGAAATAAGAAAAGTAgaatcatatttttaataattttcttatgCCTGGAAAACATTACAATctcaatttaaaagaaagacatttatctttacttatgtattttgttttttacattatttgaattaaagtaataatactaCAATGAAATGATGTATATAACTATGGAAAATAAGGATAAATcaattattaaatgtatttttgttattttttgcagacaTAGCCAGAGGAGGAATCTATCGAAAGTGTTACTGATTCCCTGAAAACGTTTCCCTTTTAATGTGGACAGTGGAAAAAAGATAGAAGTGAAGAAGTCATAAGATGATTGTGTCAGGAAAAGATCTCTGGTGAACTTTTGTCACTTACAGTCATGGCATTAAGTGAGACATCCACATGAAGTGAGATCCTGTGCTTTGTAAGGAGGGGCTTGAAAGAAGATTTCTTTctttgagagaaaaacaaaaccaactgtAAATCATATGTCAtccagcaaaacaaacaatacctTCATGCCCCTCTTCAATGAGCTGATTTTGGCACCAGTCCTCCTTCCAGAATACTTCTAATAAGCTCTTCTTCCACAACACCCCTCTCAGTGCCAGTCATGGTTTCTGTCTTatgctgaaaaataaactgGAGGACAAcagaagaagttaaaaaaaggtgaaccagactttatcatttaaattatgttttttgctgtgtgtcacCACAAATCTGAGAAGTCAagatttttatttccttaaaaaaggCATTAACTTTCcatctttttaacttttgaaataCCTGGTTCCTTGGACATCTTTATCATTTCTGAAGGATCCTCTTAGCCGCTTGTTTCCCTCCTGGCTGTCTTCCATTTTGTGTCCTCTTTCATACTTTGCCCATAGCTGATTTCTTCCCACTCCTCTTCACATCCTTCTACACCTTTTCATATCATACTGGTTTTCTGAGAGGCTTCATCCTGGCCGGCACTATTCCAGCCAAGGGGGAAGAGGACTTCCTGACGCTGGCCGCTTCACGGCTCAGCCGCAGGAAACGCGTCATTGGAGCTGCTGTAGGTGTGGCCATGGTTCTAATACTGTTGGTGGCCATTCCCCTGCTGGTCCACACCACTAAAGGGGGGAACGCCGGAAATGCAGGGAGCCATTATGAAATGCTTGGAAGTTGCAGGATGGTATGTGACCCCTACGCTACGTCTCAGCCCGGCCAGGAGCTGACAGCTGTGTCTCCCCCGCCCCAGGATTACTCTGGGAAGAAGCTGAAGTCTGGTCTTCGTGGGCCTCCGGGGATCCCTGGCCCTCAAGGAGCACGAGGACCCCCTGGAGAGCCCGGTAAACCAGGGCCACAGGGGCCCCCAGGTCCGGGTCCTGGTGGTTATTCTCCTTCGCTCTACACCCCCAAAATTGCCTTTTATGCAGGGCTACGCAAGCAGCACGAGGGGAGCGAAATACTGAAGTTCGATGATGTGGTGACCAATGTAGGTAACTACTATGAGCCCAGCACCGGCAAGTTCACCTGTCCTCTGCCTGGCATCTACTTCTTCACCTACCATGTTCTAATGAGAGGTGGTGATGGGACCAGCATGTGGGCGGACCTGAAGAAGAACGGACTGGTTAGTAACTATGTGTTTGTGAGTATTAGGGTTGcaatggtatgagattttcacagtacGATAATTGTCTCAGAAAATATAACGGTTTCAAGGTATTAGGGTATCAGGATattacagaataattataatCAGTCAGAATGATAATTACAAGAATCTAAACAGAAGggttagttttggttgaacaaatgtttataCATTATAATTAAGACTTggaaccattttttaaaatttaagtatgtttaaaaagtctcccttttgaaaaaaaaaaaagttaaaataaaggtgagattctccatACAGTTTTTCCCAACATCTTAGAtaagcaaatgcacatggtatAGGCTAATAATCTTCAACTTACATATTATGGTATACCTTAAAACCAATATATCGCTGCAACCCTAGTGAGTGTGCATGGAGGCATGTGTACACTAGAGTGTCAtggtttttttgtatgtatgcacacacacgacCATGCGACAAATTTTTTTTGCCCACTGTTGACCATCCTGCATTACCATCGACTCGCATTCACCTCGGCAACATTGAGCTCTTCAGATTCAGAGCACACTCCACTTAGCAGGTGGCAACATGACAGCCAAAGAATGAAATAGCAATCCTTCCCCTCATTAAGAGGAATTCATGCTACACAGTCTAAAATAACAGTTACAGATATTTGCATTCTCACATGTGCTGTGGCTAAATGACAAGTGGCAGAATGCAGCCGCCAAAAGGAACAGTCTAATTAGTAAGTATCACACACAGAGCTTGATTATCGCCTAAACAGAAGTGCAAAAGAGCACAGGAGAAATGTCTGTCAGTACGTGGACCAGTCAGTTTACACCTcagctaaataaataatgaatgtaaAATTGACAGTCCACTCATCCACTCCCTCATTCCCCAGACACTAATTAAAGACAGAGGGGCTGATGgggggaagaggagaggagaggtgggaTAAATCACAGGGATTTCATCAGAGGACTCCAAATTCAGGAAACATTCTTCAAGTTGCtttttacattcattcattcatcaagGACTTCAAATGCAAATGCTCTCTGCTCAGACCTTACTCTAGACATGCGGTGCACCAAGGACTGTTTAAACAAGTGCACATGGGCTAATGCAGGCTCATGCATAGTGTATGGTTTAATTCCACACTTGTAAATAAGGTTGATTTTGAATAGTTTTAGATTTGATTCAGTGAGATGTAAAACTACAATATTCCTCATTAAATCATTTGATTGTACATGCCACAAAGGTGAATATATGTTAGAGGCCACCTGCCCTAATGTCCTATATTGTCATTCAAGTCATCCTAGCCTGCTCCATAATTTATACGTCTTAGATTGGATCCCATGAACACCCGCTATACTTTCCTCTCCTAACCCCTCCCCAGCTTGTTCATTGATTCTCCATTAATTATCTTTTCACTCAACTCAGTCATTTAACCATACCCAGGTCCATCTGACACCCATCAGGTGGCCTCCTGTTAAATAGAGCACTCACCTAACAGGGATCTACCCAAACAGAGCTGCCGGTAGATGGGATTGGAGTGTGTATGAAGTGCTGCAGAATGCCTGATCATGTTTGGAGTTATTGGAGCCCCGAGGCATGTGGGTACTCTAACTGTCAGTCAGTGGCTGTGGTTTACTAAATGGGCACTGTGTCTGACAGACTGCATTCCTGACTGTAGAATCAAACGGCCTGTTTTACCATTGCCGTAGGTGCTGAGGCTTTATTGGATATTTTGTCTGCCCACTGGGTTTGTTTAAATCCCCCCTATCCACAAATTTGTCACTTTTCCTTTCCGCTTGTGTTGTAACTTTTACACCTCAACAGATGAGGTCATTTGTAACTTTGGGTTTGTTAGGCAGCCAGTCCAACAAATTCACGACTCAGAGAGAGTCAGCGAGAGTGAATGAAACACAAGAGACCCGACATGACGTAGAAATGCCGAGATGTCCACTCTGAGACAGTGAAAGGgtgaaagcaaaacaagacaAGTGAGTTGATGTGAAGATCAGGGGTGGAGCAGAGGAAGATAGATGACTTAATGGAGGTGTGGAGACAGTGGGCTGGTAGACGAGGCATCAGGGAGGCTGGTGGTGAAGGCCAGGATGAGATCAGGCACGATGACCAATGGACACCCACTCGACACGTCTCGACTTGATAAGTGAGCAAGGGCGgccagagaaagagaaagagttgGTTTATAAGTTGTGTTTTGCACCATTTGCAGATAGGGagtgtttaaaaactgaattaattaattctGGATAGATTTCCCcttgaaatgtataaatgtgtcTTTGCTAATGATGTTTAAAAGGCACAGTGTTTTGGCTGTTGAACtcatgtcatgtgacataaGTGCGGTATAATGCCAGGATCTCGGGAGGATGTGCTGACTGTTGTAGGGCTTCCACAGGATTCCTATAGATCCAATACCTATTACTTTCACTAAATCCCTGCTCTGTAAAGCCCACCTGCTCACACCTCAATCTAACGTTCACAAATCATTGCAGCATGGCAGGGTTTCAGAGTCAGGGGATTTGCGATTGAAGCGGGTCACACTTCAGCAGCTTCCATCCTTGTAATGTGACGGTAATTGACTTACAGTACAATTCCAATGTATGATGTGGATGTTTGCTCAACCAGGGAAATAGGTTTGGTTTAAACATTTAGAGGAAACATATGGTCTAGAGGTCCACCACGAGAACATTTTTAGCATTACAatcttaatttcctgcattctggtgaatttttaaggaccaatatgtgcattttctgcatccaTTTATTGTGTagatgtctttaattttgtcaaaataaaaagcaagcaAACAGAGGCAGCATAGTTGGGGATAAAGTGGGACTGATAAATTAGGGTCATAATGGGAGGGGGGCCCTcaaagctctctgaggccctTCTCACACCTTAGAATTGCAAAATGGTCAACACATTTTtgtcccaactcatcaaatattgcCCCGTTCGGTGGTGTATCATACCtctgcaaaaggtgcctttgtgtgtcagtgtctgacgccaaaatcactgaccaagtgcgatatttgatgagtttgaaaTAAGAATAGGCTGAAATGGTTTAGTCTGCCCCTGCACTAATATTTATCtctaaatgcagaaaaagcagaGTGAGTGACTGATTATTCTGCTGGAGCACCAACACACACGATCATGTGTATCGTCACCCCAACAAAGGGAAATCGGGATttcaagaaggaaaaaaagaaagaaattaaagggaaaagaaagaaaagtgactttgtaaaaaaagaaattaaaaaagtgtaTAAGAGAGACATGCATCAAGAGAGGAAGGCCAGTAAGCAGATACTGTTACATGcatagggcccagaatttggtgctatgCCCCTGGGGCAAAGGTTTTAAATATTGAGAGGAACACATCCACTGTTTCCCACCCAAAATCTACAAGTATGTGCTTAACACTCTTACACCCTATTCACCCCCTGATAAATGCACAGTTAGGACACAGAAGGCACACAATGCCAAATTTGATAATCCACTTTGGGAGGATTATTGTTATGATACTTGATTGAATATTGATTATGCCTTGCTCAAAATTTATAGTTATGAATTCACTTCTCATTTGTGCCACTGCaattataaacacatttaatcACCACATTCCTAAATTGCTGTCAAGAATCTATTAGTTGTTTGTTGCTTAATATTCCATCTTGGTAGTTAATGTTATTAAGACAGTCTATGCTAATGCTGTCATGCCTTATGTTGTGAAGGCTGGTAGCACGTCATGCGTACCTTCTCAACAGAACTTCTCCCTTTCCTCTCATTAACTGGTATGCAAGCTGTCCACCTGCTCCTTTATATTACCATAGTGCACTTCTGTATATACTGTCTTTATAACATTTTCTTAATACAATGTGCGATGTAGACAAATAGATACTGGCTCGGCTCCCATTTAATCTCTCCCTTGTTTTTTCACCTGTCATAGACTCTTTTAATAGCTCAGTTAAAGGTCAAGCTATTTCACACACAGTAgtgttaaaatgtcatcactcaCTGTAATGACCAGTACCTGTATTAACTTCTCTAGTACAGAGACAAAGATATGCTACAGGTGAAATTATTGTCCTCGGAGCAAGGGCAAGAAAGTGAGTGGAATTTGCAGTATGAAGAAAAGTTTAATGTCGTCTTTTTTTCTACgtaaaaattctaaataaaatatcaaaatctaaAACAAGTCGATTCCTTTTACACTGTGAGGTTTAACCATTATAGTGCAGCAGACTACAGACTGTTAATACTGAATGGCAGGTAATACAATCTAAGGTACGGTCAATGCCACTGTCGCTTGTCGCCATGTAATCCGGGCTCCCTAAGGAGAGGGAAAACCTTTTCAATAAATATTCTATTTCCACAACATCGTCCAGCCCACCCGCCCCCAACCCTCCTGCCATGTGCCGGAGTCCCTTAGGTAAGTTTAACAGCTACTTTTCTATTGTCTCCGCTCTAAGAGGTCAGTAtatcacagtgaatgaatcctgtCACTTTTATTACCAGTGGAGCACAGGCccacagataaaaacaagactTCATATACCCCCACATCTCACCGGCCTCACAAAATAGCCTCGCTTGATCAGTCTGTTACTCTAggccccctccctcccctttcCTCAACCCCCTTGGCccttggtttttgtttttttctcaccccTTTCCCTTCTTTTTGTCTATCCTTGTCTGTCTTCAGTACCGCGGCTCCACTTGTATAGAAAATGACACTGCAGCTGCTCCCACACCGCCACACTGCCACACCCCCTCCCTACTCCTTCCTCCTTGCCTGTGGCCCCCTCTGCTCCCAGGCGTGTTTACTGGAGGCCCTATAATGAAAAGGctaggcagagacagagactgcCACAGGCAAACCCCGGGGGCCCCTGCCTCACGGCTCACAACCTTCCAGCTCCAGGATCAGCACAGTGTGCTGCCTGGTTCACACGGATCAGCCCATGTCCTCAAGCCGTATCCATCTCCTCTTGTCGGCTGCCTGTCCTAATCCCACCATGGCTCCCTCATGTCTCGCTGTCTGGCATCTGCATTTATGGATGGCTTGCATTATTCCTTCACAGGCAAGAACATCAGCCAGAGCCTATTCATATATCAGATATTGGCAAAATGATCTCTACACTGACTGATGAATATGATTCTGTTGTACAGTATTCAACCACACTTTCATGCATTAAGTCATGAGAGTGTGAGAAGGCCTGAGGGGGGAAAAGATCTCCCTACATCTCCCTCTGTTACActgtttggtcaaaataatgaGCACGATGACATATGCCTTGTGTCGATAGAAGTCTCAACAACAGCATCGCTGTCAGCTGCAGCCAAAGATGCAAATGTGTTATTGGCTGTCACTGCACATGTCAAGCAGAACAACAATATAACCTTTACAGATGACAATGGATTGGTGTCGTTATTTGAGAGATGGTCTTAGGGGGGCCGCAGAAAGAGTAGATTATGTTCAGTGTTTAATTACACTAATTGGGCAGCCTGGGTATCACAAGACTAtccaaaagtataaaaaaaaaaatatggcgCTAATACAAATGAATGCTTGATGTTGCGGCACCTTAAAAGTATTGCAAGggaaattattttcttatatgaattttgattttctgctgaaaaacataaaatggaaCAAGggcataaaacacaaaaacaaacataaaggaTGTCAGATTACATAAGACTATTTGTATCTCTCTATCTGCACCACATTTTCATGAAGGGATCAAATAATTCAAAAGTAGTTACCTTGTTAGTTTGTCAGCCTCTTAACCACATCACAAtgtaatatattgtttttgtttttatcttgtgctGCTGCCTATCTTTGccccttgaaaaagagattt
The DNA window shown above is from Plectropomus leopardus isolate mb chromosome 8, YSFRI_Pleo_2.0, whole genome shotgun sequence and carries:
- the c1ql4a gene encoding complement C1q-like protein 4 — encoded protein: MVLILLVAIPLLVHTTKGGNAGNAGSHYEMLGSCRMVCDPYATSQPGQELTAVSPPPQDYSGKKLKSGLRGPPGIPGPQGARGPPGEPGKPGPQGPPGPGPGGYSPSLYTPKIAFYAGLRKQHEGSEILKFDDVVTNVGNYYEPSTGKFTCPLPGIYFFTYHVLMRGGDGTSMWADLKKNGLVRASAIAQDADQNYDYASNSVILHLDVGDEVCVQLDGGKVHGGNTNKYSTFSGFLIYPD